AACTGTTGCTTTTGCATTTGTTGCTTAATATATATGAGTTTAGTCCAAGTTCCAGAAGAAAGTAACGGCTCTTATAAGCAAGCAACAAAGCTGTTAGTGTTTAGAAGATCTGAGACTGGCTTTTGCTTATTATTTTAACAACAAAGTTTTCTTATTGTTACCAATAAAGTTGATATCATACTCTAATCCCACTTGCAATAAAAATCTTGAGATACACAAAATCATAAATAAATTCCTTAATAAAATTATAAGAGCATGTCCAATACCTATATCTTTTAGGAGTGTCAAAACTTGTCAACTCATtagaaataataattttttattttaacttTCTTCCATATCAAATGTAGAAACTTTAATCTATCATAGTTAGCATATTTTCAAGTTATTTAAATGATCCACATATTTGATAAATAAATGAATAGGATATAATAAAAAAGAAAGATGTAATATATACATATCTAGCACAAACATGTATTTTAGTCATTTGGAGGGAGTGCCGAAAATTGACAATTTCTCTTGACACAATTAATAAAtactaaattttataaattaactCATTTTAATTGACGGCTACTTCATAAAATGGTGAATCTTGTGCATATACAAAAATTACGTCAATTAATATAAGCTAGATTTATCATTATTAGAATGAGGTGGGTGAATATGAAAAATATTCAGAAACCCCGAAATTACATAATCCCTTAAAtagtaaaattttaaaaattatgaagtACATGTAAATTAGGGTCAAACTAACAAAAGAAGGAAGAATATGAGTAGTTGTTTAGGATGAGGATGAAAAGAAGAAATGTAAATATGTAAGGATGTTACTAAATGCAATTAGGTGGCATGGGCAATTGGTGTATGTATGTGTGTTAAAGAAGGGATAATATATGTGTGAGAGAGATAGGAATAGGACAGGGGCAGAGAGAAAATGAAAAGTAGAAAGGAGGATAGATGTCATTGCAAGCAAACTTGGGGGCTAACCAAGTACCTGGAAAATCAGTTTGGTTGGTGTGAGATATGATATGTTTTTTTGGGGCAAATTGGCTTTAACCTTACTCCAACTACTCACCAACTTGATTATTTTTAAGCCTTCAACTACAACATTACTCCCTTTCTACAACTTGTCCATCTTTTATTGTTTATCATTGTCAACGAGGTCGCATACTTTTCCTAATATATTCACCTGGAATTGCTTAACAAGCAACTTGGTGTTACCGCTTTAACATTTGCTTTTACCTTTACTTTGTTACCAATTTCTAAGTTATCTATAAAGCTCCAATCATCACACACCTTTTATTCATTCCTTTCATCCATGGGGATATCGATAGAATTAGAATTCAAACTTTTTACAAATAAGGTGCATGCATGAATGTTACTTATTGTTATTTTATTGggattaatttattttttttggcAATGCTAAATGTTACTTGTAGTAAATCGTATCCGTACGGAAAGGAACGAAATCTAAGGCACGTGAAATTGCATAAAATTAATTTATACGATCGTGCTCATATCCTATACTTAATTAATTGCAATGATCCAGTTTTGAGCAGTGGAGCAAACTCCTCTCGTTTACTTTTCAGGTCACCTCACGGAGAAGCATTGAAACTCTTTCACTAATCTTAAATAAATTAACACTACACATGTAAGCAGTTTGCCTTCTATTTTACGTTTTATTTTCAGTTTGTTATTTTTCTGACTTCTCAATTCAGTTTCAGTGTTTCCATTTGCACCCCTAATTTCATTTTTTCCATTCTTGCTTCTTCTACTACTAATTTTGTATGTGAAGTTTCTCATTCCACCTCTACTGCATGAGACTAAAAAACAAGGACTGCTATTTAAAACTTTCAAGTCATTACAACAATTAAAGTTAAACATGTGACCTCAAATTATACTCATGTCAAGAAAATTACAAAAGCTGGTGAAAATATTTTCATAGCCACTTCGTTTCAACTATTTGTCTGTGGTCTTAAAAAACTTTGAGCATTAACTTCGATCTGTCGAGAATACAATAATAACCAAATAATTTGCTGAACAACAATGAAGAAGCGCCGCGGTACAACTGCAAACATGCAAGATTGCCAGATATAGTTACAAAAGTTGAACCTCCAAGTTCAACATCCATGTATATGCACAAACAATCTACATTCTCTCCGGCGCTTCATATTGTACAAATAATGCGGAGCCCACGGTATTCTAAATTTATATATCTGCCTGTCGTGTCTCGGCTCTAAAACACCCTTCGCATTACCTTGAACGGAAATATGGGTTAACGAGTAAAGGAAATTTACAAGGTGGAGCGGCTAAACATGTACTATTCATTAACCCTTCTTCTGCTTCATAAAATATGCCTGGTCTGCATTTGTAAGACGGTCTTGAAAGAGAGCCCACTCGCTTCTGCATCTTTGTTTCACCTATGAAAACAAAACAAGTCGTTTTAATTTAGTTGAAGCTAATTGACTAAAACCTTCTCCAATTCAAAAGACCTTAACATATACATTATAGAGGGACAAAAAGTAATTTTATTTGGTAATAATTACTTCGGGGTCACCTTAACTGTTGTGCACAATTTAAAAGACAACTTGAATTGGACAAAAGAAAGAAAACTAACATTTGAAATGATTTCGGTTCACCAATAAAGAAGCAAAAAAGTTAAAATATATATAACTTTCCGAGTAGATACATGCGGAAACTTGGAAATGGTTTTAACAGTGGTAGTAGACAATAGATAATACGTACCCCTTCCCATGGAGCTTTACCGGCCTCGGAGACACCCTGATAATACAATGAAAAAGAAGTATCGTGAAATCCTTGACCCGTGCAGCGAATTTCAACATATATCAAATAAACAAGCAGAGAAGAATGGACAAAAAAACAGGGTATCGAATGTACAAAAAAATTAGAGTACAAATTCTGAACTCACTTGATGCAAACAAATGATGCAAGAAATCCCACATTCTCTCGGTATTAAAGAACATAATAGTTTCCTAAATATCCTAGCTTCCACTCAATAATCAATGCTACAGCCTCGTAAAAATCCTAGCACTCAATTACTTTGAGTTCAATTTCATATGGAATATGTTCCTCAATTTTAAAGTTTGTGTACGTAATAAAAGATTGTGATGAAGATAATTATCAGCACATCTTCTTCCTCCAAAGATTGAGATTCTAATATTAAATCTATATAAGATTTCCTCATGCTACAGATGCACAGCAAAGAAGTCTATTTTTGATGAATTAGTCCGGACACTATATCTGGATGTTCCTTCTGTAGTTTCTGCTAACTTCGCAATAGGTCACCTATCCGGTGCCATTTGGAAGCCCATCCTAGTAACCAGCATCTCAGCACACACATGCAGGGGCATTTTATAAATATTCACAAATattatagaaaaaaataaaatatttaagaGTTAATGCATGCCTCGAGTAAAAAAAAAAGTGTATTCAGATCCAATAATTAGATTGGTACAAGAAGGTGCTTCCAAAGCATACAAAAGATAGCTGCTTCATTAGTTTCAAGTTAATGTCTCACCTGACTCCCAAGAGAAGGAATTACTTGATGAATAATCCACTGTGAATCAACAACGCCAATTTTTTCATGTGCAGGCTGTAGAGGAAgtgtagagagagagagagtgagataAAGAGAGAAGACATTATAATTAGTACACCAATGAACTACTATTATCAAATGTGTTCAATATCACACAGCCAAATGAATCCACCATGTGACAACTGAAGGATACAAAAAATATTCCAAATGCTAGTAGTAGGCCACTAACATATTTCCATGCCATGTACAGAAAATAAGGAATCATTCATACTTCTGCAATATACATATGCAGCAAGATCTTTGATAAAACATTTTATAGCTGACGACATCGTAATAAGAAAATGATGATTATGACAGCAATTTGAAGAAGTGATAGGAAGAACTACAGCAAAATGAATAAGTTTCATTCATGTAGGTCATCTAAGCAACAAAATTGGGTTAACAATCAGAAGAGCGTCAATGTCTTGTAAATATAGGGTCCAAATCAAATCAAAACTTTGTAAAGAAACCACAGAATCTCAAAAGGTTCGATATAATTCGGCATTTTATTGTCAATTCATCAATGTCGTAGGTTTAGTCACAGTTGTACAACAGTTACCTAGTTATAGTTCTTGTTTATGTCAATTCCAATTCATAATTGTTATAATTTTCCTCATGGTTTACTGTTCCAGACTTGGAGGACAGTTCCTCTGGTTTATACGAAGATTTAACATGTTTTATTCCGCTAAAAATTTAACATACTAAATTCATTAGTAGTCTCTATTTGAGGTTTTTACCGGGATCTGGCCGAATAAATATTCATAAAAACAAATGACAATAATATATTTGTAATAACATCAAGCTCAAAAGATTGGAATTTGGCGCTTTATTAAAAAAGTAAAATATCCACTAACCTCCACGCATCTTCTCAGGGCAAAATCTAAACCCCATCCATGCACCAAATCATTCTACAAAGAAATTTAGCATTTTAAAAAGAACTCGATTAATAAGCATTAAAAAAATCACTTATCTGGGACTGGGAGTACACAAATGTACCTGAATCATATGCCACACACACCGCCATGCTTCTCGAGAAAATACTGGTGCCATAATCTCCACAAATCTGGATGAAAAATTTATATAATAGTACAAACAAATTACTTGCCAGAGCAAGGTGCAATCAACCTTAAAAGTAATATAATTATATACAAGATAATACGCATAGCATGTATATGTTCATGTGCTCAGTGAGCTTTTGTATCCTTAATTAATTTCTCGCAGCAAAATATATAtcaggataaatcccagaaatatTTGTGGCAGATACTTGCAGGGTAAAAATGACACTCCTAAACGGTTTAAggacatacatatatatatatatatatatcattaaAATTTGACACTGAACTCAATTTAAAAATGTCATATCAAAAGGTTTATCATTGTGCTCCTTGAAGTACTGCACAGACCATTCTTTATTTCGAGTTACTATCTGAAGTAAGAGTTCTGATTGAGAACAAGAGAAGCAAACTAAAGGCAAATATGCAGAAAACAAGACATTAACACATTAACAACCTGAAGTATAAACACCAGCATTTGCATTCAACTAATACGAACAGCAGACCTAATCTTAGAGGAAGCTACATAAGTAGCTGCAAGATAGCTATTTACTGTTGCAGCTATACCGATGGTTACCACTGATAGTTGTTATATCAATAATGCTTAGACAGTTGGCTGCTCTATAATGGATCCAGTTTAGTGTTTAATCACGTAATTATCCTCACACAATGAAAACATCATAGATTCGTATCAGGGTGAAATAAATTTTAACACATCAGATTGATCTGGGAGAATGACAGAGAGCCTTACGCCGCACATGGAGGCAAATGTGGGTCACTGCACCAGCCTGGTCTCTCTTCTGTATCCCTGAtgattaaatttaaaaattataatactGCATGCATAAACAAGTTTTCTAAACAAGAATAACAACAAAAATAGCATATTTTTCAAGAGGCAGAGATGATTAACGAACTTGTGAACTTCTCTGTCACCTCTCCTCTTTGTCATCTGCCATGTTAGTCCATTATTGGGTTCAAGACCTGGCTGGGATATCTCGAGACCATGTTTCTTAACCAGTTCGATAAACCTACAGATGCCGCTTTATCAATTTCCTAGAATCTCGCAGATATCACAATGAAATCATATACGACACATTGACTAAGAGAGAAGAAAATACTTGTCCCCATTGAAGTGCTCGACACCAAGATCTTCATCCCAAATGAATATGTAATCATAGGCTGCTACAACATCAGGATGCAAAAATCTTTTCGCATACCACCTAATAAGTTTAAAGCAAAGAGAGATCTCCAATATTAGTTTCTTAATAACACCTGCACACCCTGATTTCGAGAACTCATTCATGGAAAATAATCAACAGAATTAAAACAACGAAAAACCTTACCATTTCGTCTGTTTCCTAGCGCTGACATGAACAGCACGCTTTGACCATTCAAACTGATCCCATTCACTAGTCCGGCCATCATAGTGGAAAAGCAAAATCTGAAAATCATCCGAAAACTACAAAAGAAGTACATGGCtaaaagcatcagaacctacacattataaagcatcagaacctacacattattataaaatgattttaaaaaaataaaatgtaTTACTTTTTTGACTGCTGCATCAATATTGTTCCTCTGATCAAAACCGACTGTAAAGGTTACCAGGTACTTCGGCTTCTTTTTTATGTCCTGAAAATAAAAATTCTGTCAAGGAAGCACAAATCTGTGGAAAGTTAATCTAAATAACAGTTAAAACCCAAGACAGTAGCCATGCAAAAAATGTTACAGCAAATTGCTTTAATATCATTAAAGATGCATACCTCACTTGGGTCACCCCATAACCTTCTTAACATATAATCGGTCTCGGGCACCACAATTCCCGGAGGCAACGTCTCAGCACCGCGAGGATTAGATGGAACAAAGATCTAAAAGCAACACAAAATAAAATCCCAAAATAAAGCTAATATAAAATCATAAACACTTTTGCTCAAGTACTGGTTGGTGCAGGTGTAGAGTATCACTAATGGAAGAATAAAATAATGTTAAAACATTACATAAAATATGACATAAAATGGTTATTATCAAGTACCAATATCTatacataatattaattaaaGTACTTTCAGTCATTATTGAGTTGCATGTTAGCCCAAACACATGGCCGTCAGCCGATAACTATATGTTGagtgaacacacacacacacagtgGCGGTGTTACTCGGACTCGGCATCATTTTGAAAAACATACATGTTTTTAGCCTAAAATAAGTGTCCATGTCCAAGTGTCGAGTGTCCGACACATGTACTCGAAGGTAAAACgaagagtccgagtaacatagcATAGTGGTATAGGTTACGGAAAGAATAATGATTAAAGAACTTGCACAATAAAAATAATAACATGGATTCATGCGAACAAGGAATTGAACCCTGACTATCACAAAGTAAAAAAAACAACCAAAAATGCACCTACAAAGTTCTTTTCCTATATCAAGAGAACTCTCCTTAATACTGTAAATCTCACAAACATAACCTATAGCCTAGGAAaagtttaacaatcaaatctGACCAAGGGATTCTTTATTCTTTTGTTACTTCAGAGTACTACTGATGTTCTAGTTCATCGAGTGCATCAACTGCTGGAGTAATCAAGTACCGCCGCCCCATCCATAGAGTCCTCACCTATACTGAGTTCACAAATACTTAAGATGCGGAGCACggaatttaaaatattaatcttATGTAATTTTTGTTAGTATTTAGTATTAGTAATTTATTAGTAGTTTTATTATTTTGAACAAGTAGTGATTAGGAAAAATATTTATTTGTATGTATTTTTATTATGTTATAACTTATTATAAGTTTGTTTCTCATTGCACTAGATACTCGAGTACTTAATACGATGATAGCCGTAGTAATATGAGTTCGTCTTATAACTAACAAGGACCATCAGACCTTCACCTTCTTACACAGTCTTATAATCATGGTTGTCACTTCGCTCGACGAATCGAGCAGTCGGTCAGCAAGGGTCAACTTAAAAGCTCGACTAGGTATTTATAGCTCTTTCGGTCGACTGGGTCGACTAGTCGTTGTTCGACTGGGTTTTAAATGTTTTAAAAAGAGAAGTCCAGTTCCAAAAAAAGCCCATTTAAGTAACCTAATATTCTTAAAACAAAAGCCCAGTACAATTCTATTTGTCTGCAGCGCCTCCTGTCCTGTCCTGTCCAGTCGAAGATTAAGGTATACATCAATTCTTTAACCTCTTCCTCTTGTATAAacgcgcgcgcacacacacacacacttatatatatatatatacacaccatACAGTATATtaaaacacacacacaaacatGTAATATATAAATGTTCTACAAACAGAAACATGTGTATACACAGACACTTGCACAGTACACACACTTGCACTTACAAACAATGGTTGTTCTTGTGGCAGATGGCTCATATttagagaaaaagaaaaaaaatggttTGTTAGAGGTTAAAACAAACATATATTTTatatctatatatttatatatttatatattttataccTTGCCGACTAGTCTACGACTAGTCTCGACTCGACTTGTCAGACAACCCGGTACCATGCTTATAATTACACCTAAACCACGGTTGGCATGATTTCCCAAAGCTGCAACTCCTATGTTGCAGGTTCCAATACTATTTGTTTCCATAATTTTCATAATAAGCagatcaagttctgatacaaTTATGTCTTCCTTTACGATTGTAAACTAGCGACCATATAAAAAACACGTAACACGGTATAGAATGTACAGAAGTAATTAGTCATATATATTATACATCAAACTTATGCGATGTGTTTATATCGGAATTTTAAGATCCATTCACCAATCAATTGACTAATCGTCATGTTATTATAGGATATTACTTGGGAAAGAATTTGCAGAAACCTGAAGAGTAGAAGAAGACAATTACGTTGTTGAGGATAGTTGTTAGTAAAAATAAGGATACATTTTCGACAAGCTAAGAGTTAGTAAATTGCAAGAAAAGAGTACCTTGGGTATCGTAGGTGTGTTGCCTGAACCAAGATTTTCAGGAAAACTGCGGTCAGCCGCTTTCATATTCTCCTCATGATATGACATAAGGCTGGAAGGTAAGTTGATCTGAAAGACAGAATAATAATGAAATAGAGAGTGACGTAAAAAGGAAGTAATGCCCATATTTGAAAGAACTTACCCTGGTAAGGGAAACTGACGGAAATGAAATACCAATAAAATAGCCGAATACCATTCCCATGATGGTTGTTATAACAAGTCTCGCACTATCATTTGATTTTTTTGAACCACTGAAaataagaaaaatgaagaaagcaGGTTAAATTAACTAGAAGCCATATTACAAAACCTTCATCTGCCCCTTGAACACATAAAAAGGTACGGACAATCGGACATATATCTTCACAAACCTGCGATGGATGTTTCCCATGTCTGGTAAACTTCCTCAGTTCAAACGGTTACGTCCTAATAAATCTTTATGAAATCAAAAATCAATGTAACACAGAGCGTAAAGTTCACAAAATCTTTGGCCTGATTTCTCAAAAACATTACATAATAATTAGAAATATTGAACAAGCATTTTATTCCATACATTATGATATCACCGATTTCATTAACTTACAAATAAACTAACAAGAATAATAACGGGTCAAAACTTCTTGTTCAGAAAGCAACAAACAAACTACACTTAAGTTATACCAAGTAGACCCATGTTATTCAGGTTTTATTATTAAGTTCCATATAAGCTCACAAATTATTTTGTAGAAAATAGTCCGAAATTCATAAATACACTCAAAACCCATTTCCGGTCCTCAAACACATCCAGAGAAACAAAATGTAAAAGACAACCCAGTACAATGTAATCTAACAAGTAGATTGAAATCAAATCGTTTCTACTTTCTATAGCACTGTAAACTCTCTCtgtctctcactctctctctttctctccctccATCCCTCCCCCTCTCTCTGACACACAcaaacacatacacacacaatTGAAATCAACATCAAACACAGCACCCCATTTCAACAAATCCAAAGATTCCACAGTTCTTACATAAACATCAAACTTACAAACGAGATTTAAACAACACAAAGATTGATTTGATAAACCCCAAATCAGCTTATTACAAAACATAAACTAAAAAAGAAAGACAACCCACAAACAAGAATCAAATCTAGAACACTTCCCAACAAACAAATCAACCAAAAACAACATTAAAACTTTAACAATCCAACTCAACAACATTAACACAAAACAAAAACATAATTAGGGGTGTGAACATACAAGTGTGTCTAGCAGAATGAGCAATATGAACACAAACACGACcgtcgatatatatatatatatgtgtgtataaaattatatatatttctGAAAAAGGACGAGATCGGCAAGAATGAATAATATCTCGTCTCTCTTGGTAATGTTTGATAATCGAATAATtagttattttattttattttataattgtaaCTTGTAAGTAGTGGTTTTGTTAAGAATAATTAAAAGAAGGTAGGAAGTACTTTTGTCGAGTTTGCAAGAAAGCAACATGTGTCACCCCTCAACACTTTTAACATGTTTCATCTTTTTGCTGCCCCTTTCCAGTTTTAAATTGTaacataataaataaataaaagggtgaaatgtgtaaaataattatttaaataaatttattattttatccagattaaaaatagatttttattactttgaaattagagtattgattattaattaatggGGGTTCAACGGACTATATTATTATCTTGAGTATAATATTAGTTTTATATAAACTAAGGGGATCTTAGGTTGTGATTTTGTTTAATATTACatgattttttaatttaatttatattgaaaattttaaaaaatcaaaatgtGTTGTAAATGATATGTTAAAATTTCAAAACTTTAAACAAAGGATTCTTGTTGTAAAATGCGGACAGATGATGAAGTTGTAAAACAAAGAGCTATGGACTAGATTCCAATGAACAAATAACATAAAAGTTTGTTTAGGTGTTAGAAAATTATTATAGGCCACAGAAAATGAGTTGATGCTTGAAAAATGAGATCCTCGTTTTTCAGGGTGTTTTGAAAGGAGGGGTACATGTGAATTTATGCGTTTCACTGTAGAGTATCAACCTGGATAATGGAATGTGAATTATTGACTATTGTATTCTCATGGCATCACCTGCTGCTTGTTATTTTATAATCCCAAGTGAATTTATGTATGGATTTTCACGAGAAGATATAGGGTTTGCTACCAAAATGTTTTATTTTTGGGTTCAGCAGTACCTAAAATAGTTGCTGAATACGTATCTCAAAAAAGTAtatggatttttttaaaaattttacaAACACGCGTGTGTTCTATTTTTCAATATAAAGGAATACACATTCAGTTGCATGttttatttttcaatttaagTGAATACATATCTCAGAATACCTATTTATTTTAGGACAAAAAAATGAAAATGGATGTTGTTTGTTATTTTTATAAAATGTGAAATGCGTCTCTCTTCGATGTGTGTTCTGTAAGTATCTTGAGGGAAAAATTTTGCCTTTAGATATTTATGCTCTTCATGTCAACTTACATTTGCTAGATGAAAACTTGTTCCTATCAAAAATTATGATCTACACAATTTTGATCCGGACCCTCTTGATTTCTTTTTCCTGATATCAAATTAGCTGGTCTAATGTAACTTCTCTTTATTCTAAAGTTACTACTGGCTGCTTTATCATTTTTTTTCCTTAATCTGTGCATTCTGCATTTTGCATCTGAACTCACTACCTTAACCTCACTCTCAAAGCACCTTAAGCTCTCCTCTGCAGCTCAAGATTCTGCTGTAACTTTTAGTATAATTAACACTGCGCGCAATAATATGATAGTTACATTAATCAAAATTAACAAAAACAGGCAATTTAACCAAACAACGAAACAAACACGAAGGCAAAACAATAAGATAAATCAGTAGAATTGACGAATATCGAATAGAACACTTAACTCTAAGAGAAGTTTTAACAAATCTGAAATCTGACAGCACTATCAACAGCTGAGTCGCCTAACCTTTGAGAAGCCTAGGCTGTTTTTAAAGAGATTATTACCCTACTTACGTTGTGTTAGGTTGCAGCAATATCACTTTCAGGATCACTTTCAGGATATAACAGCATAGAGTACTTCGTCCTGAAATACGTAGCACTAAAAAAACGACTCATACCTCAGTTCGCCCATAAAACCTATGTTATAATTTGTATGTTCTGgagaagagaaagagagagaaattTCAGTTAGGGTTTCACAAGTCTGTGTGATTCAATATATCTCTCACAATTACAAACGTTTAATTATGTATATAATACAAAACTAAGACGTAActgaagataatcattaactaaaataaatgttctaacttaaaatgCATTTAATAGAATATCTCAGAATCAGAAACGTAACAGTCAGCCCATCGGGATTAGCCACAACATATCCTGATCCATCCCATCAGTATTTGCCTCAGCAAATCCTGGCTAGACATCAGGATTTATCAGCTTGCAAATCCTGACCAGCGTCAGGATCTGACAGTCTCAGCAAATTCTGACCAGCGTCAGGATCTGTCAGACTCAGCAAATCCTGATCAGTATTCCAGCAAATCAGAGTTTATAGTTTCTGATAAGTAATTACTTATTTTCCCTGTTACTCAGATtcaatattcatattaaaataatataataagtcataaatattttaattaaataagcAGTAAAATTCCTCGCCCAGGTTGCCTCGCGTACGTGAGAcaccgagacattcgcccaaatcgcccttcaaCCCGAGTCGTGGCGTGGCGAGGCGAGGCGGCGGCGCGCGTGTATGTGCGCGCGCACGCGAGACACACAATAAC
The sequence above is drawn from the Apium graveolens cultivar Ventura chromosome 2, ASM990537v1, whole genome shotgun sequence genome and encodes:
- the LOC141707375 gene encoding uncharacterized protein LOC141707375 isoform X2: MGMVFGYFIGISFPSVSLTRINLPSSLMSYHEENMKAADRSFPENLGSGNTPTIPKIFVPSNPRGAETLPPGIVVPETDYMLRRLWGDPSEDIKKKPKYLVTFTVGFDQRNNIDAAVKKFSDDFQILLFHYDGRTSEWDQFEWSKRAVHVSARKQTKWWYAKRFLHPDVVAAYDYIFIWDEDLGVEHFNGDKFIELVKKHGLEISQPGLEPNNGLTWQMTKRRGDREVHKDTEERPGWCSDPHLPPCAAFVEIMAPVFSREAWRCVWHMIQNDLVHGWGLDFALRRCVEPAHEKIGVVDSQWIIHQVIPSLGSQGVSEAGKAPWEGVKQRCRSEWALFQDRLTNADQAYFMKQKKG
- the LOC141707375 gene encoding uncharacterized protein LOC141707375 isoform X1; this encodes MGNIHRSGSKKSNDSARLVITTIMGMVFGYFIGISFPSVSLTRINLPSSLMSYHEENMKAADRSFPENLGSGNTPTIPKIFVPSNPRGAETLPPGIVVPETDYMLRRLWGDPSEDIKKKPKYLVTFTVGFDQRNNIDAAVKKFSDDFQILLFHYDGRTSEWDQFEWSKRAVHVSARKQTKWWYAKRFLHPDVVAAYDYIFIWDEDLGVEHFNGDKFIELVKKHGLEISQPGLEPNNGLTWQMTKRRGDREVHKDTEERPGWCSDPHLPPCAAFVEIMAPVFSREAWRCVWHMIQNDLVHGWGLDFALRRCVEPAHEKIGVVDSQWIIHQVIPSLGSQGVSEAGKAPWEGVKQRCRSEWALFQDRLTNADQAYFMKQKKG